A stretch of the Argentina anserina chromosome 6, drPotAnse1.1, whole genome shotgun sequence genome encodes the following:
- the LOC126797188 gene encoding LOW QUALITY PROTEIN: blue copper protein-like (The sequence of the model RefSeq protein was modified relative to this genomic sequence to represent the inferred CDS: deleted 1 base in 1 codon) — MASSQLFVILAILSIFAPTILATDYVVGDLNGWTTDFDYQAWARGKMFVVGDNLVFIYAAGVHYNVLKVNGTGFKQCAAPAGTAPLTSGHDMINLATPGRKWYICGAPNHCAGGGQKLAITVMPSSFAPSPSPLSAKFGSPSPSPTASC, encoded by the exons ATGGCCTCTTCCCAGCTTTTCGTCATCCTGGCCATTCTATCAATCTTCGCCCCTACAATTCTGGCAACAGATTATGTCGTTGGTGATTTAAATGGTTGGACTACTGACTTTGATTACCAAGCTTGGGCTCGGGGAAAGATGTTCGTAGTTGGCGACAACCTTG TTTTTATCTATGCAGCAGGAGTGCAC TACAATGTGCTGAAAGTGAACGGAACCGGGTTTAAACAATGTGCAGCTCCGGCGGGCACTGCGCCATTAACAAGCGGTCATGATATGATAAACCTAGCAACCCCAGGGAGGAAGTGGTATATTTGTGGTGCTCCTAACCATTGTGCTGGTGGTGGACAGAAGCTTGCCATTACTGTGATGCCATCCTCGTTTGCTCCTAGCCCTAGCCCTTTATCTGCAAAATTCGGCTCTCCTAGCCCGAGCCCTACCGCTTCATGCTGA